The bacterium genome window below encodes:
- a CDS encoding Fic family protein: MKYIWEKADWFDFKYDNNVLIKPLSQLRVLQGKLLGRIASLDIKLETEAQSTILVEEILRTSEIEGEKFNRDAVRSSISVRLGLPRGIGTQDKRVDGLVDILLDAVYFHDRKLTIERLNGWHASLFPTGYSGLRKIRTGEMRGLEPMQVVSGPISKEQIHFEALPEKRLAREMELFLEWWHSSLKDMDGILRAATAHLRFLTIHPYEDGNGRLARALTDMALAQDEKLKVRFYSISSEIMRRKEEYYEILESVQKCRLDTTQWYLWFIECITASIKDSQSTINNVFAKVDFWTKFSQTTLNERQKKVINRLLEAGPNNFIGGLTTRKYVAMVKVSRATAFREISDMLNNKILVKLPAKGRSTRYDLNWSEFTLTENS, encoded by the coding sequence ATGAAATATATATGGGAAAAAGCAGATTGGTTCGATTTTAAGTATGATAACAACGTTTTAATCAAACCTTTAAGTCAACTAAGGGTTTTACAGGGGAAATTGTTAGGAAGGATTGCTTCCCTTGATATAAAACTTGAAACCGAAGCTCAGAGCACAATTCTTGTTGAAGAGATCCTGAGAACATCAGAGATAGAAGGGGAAAAGTTTAATAGAGATGCTGTCCGTTCATCTATATCTGTAAGATTAGGTTTACCACGTGGAATAGGGACACAGGACAAAAGAGTTGACGGGTTGGTTGATATACTGTTGGACGCTGTCTATTTTCACGATAGAAAATTGACTATTGAACGGTTAAATGGTTGGCACGCTTCTCTCTTTCCTACCGGCTATTCGGGTTTAAGAAAAATACGGACAGGGGAAATGAGAGGGCTTGAACCTATGCAGGTGGTATCAGGTCCCATCTCTAAGGAGCAGATACATTTTGAGGCGTTACCGGAAAAACGTCTTGCAAGAGAGATGGAACTTTTTTTGGAGTGGTGGCACTCTTCTCTAAAAGATATGGACGGTATATTACGGGCAGCCACAGCCCATCTGCGATTTTTGACAATACATCCTTATGAAGATGGAAACGGACGTTTAGCAAGAGCATTAACAGATATGGCATTGGCACAAGATGAAAAATTAAAAGTGAGATTTTATAGCATATCTTCCGAGATTATGAGAAGGAAGGAAGAATATTATGAAATTCTTGAGAGCGTGCAAAAATGTCGGTTAGATACTACTCAATGGTATTTATGGTTTATTGAATGTATTACTGCTTCAATAAAAGATTCACAGAGTACTATTAACAATGTATTTGCAAAGGTTGATTTCTGGACTAAATTTTCTCAAACAACTCTTAATGAACGACAAAAAAAAGTGATAAATCGCTTGCTGGAAGCAGGTCCTAACAATTTTATTGGTGGATTAACAACCCGTAAATATGTTGCTATGGTTAAGGTTAGCCGAGCGACAGCATTTAGAGAAATTTCGGATATGCTAAACAATAAAATTTTAGTTAAATTGCCCGCTAAAGGGCGAAGCACTCGTTATGACTTAAATTGGAGCGAGTTTACGCTAACAGAAAATAGCTAA